AATCGCCTACGAAAAAGTAATGTGGATGGATTAATGAACCAGTCATTTCCAACGTAAAGACCGACCTTCTGTACAGGCCGGTCTTTTTATTTTCTGAAAAGCTTCGGCTAAACTCGTTTCAGGCATTGATATTTTTTCAATTTGTTCAGGCCGACGTTTCGGTGTAGTTTCGTTACATGGAAATTATTTCGCGGAATTACGGCTGCTATTTCGACGAATTTAGTCGTAAGTATCCACCTGAATTTCATCACCATACGGGTTATGCAGAGAGCCACATCAACGTAGCTGATGAGGTTTCGGAGGGCGTTCTGAACGAGATCTGCTTTCAGGGCGTTCGCATTCACTATGGTGATTTTCGGACCCGGCAAACCGACACCATTTCGACCACCGAAGACTTTGGCTCGATCGACATGACTTTTCAATTGCAGGGACATACCGATCATGACTCCTCCGCTCCCGTGCGTTTGGCTCCCTTTCAGCACAATCTGACCTACCGCCCTTATGCCAATATGCGCAGCCGTATGTCCATCGGTAGCCATCAATATGTGGGTATTCAATTAACGGAAACCTTCGTAAGCCGACTGATCGACGACAACTCTCCTTCCTGCGCCAAACTGCTTAACCACATCAGTCAGCGGAAAGCGACGATACTGTCGAACCGGAACCTGGTCATTACGCCTGCTTTGCAGATTCAATTGTCAGAGTTGATAGCGCCTAACCGGCCCATTCCTCTCAAACGATTATACCTCGAGTTAACCGTACTCGACTTGTTTCGCCAACAAATTGACCAGGCAGATGCCAGCCAGCGAAACGGAATCTCCTCATTATCTCCCCGCGATGTAGAGAAGATTATGGCTGTAAAAACATTGCTCGACACCGATCCGCTTGGGCCGTACACACTTCGGCAACTTTGTCGTTCGGTAGGACTGAACGATTTTAAACTAAAAAAAGGCTTTCGGGAGGTGTTGAGCACCACAGTCTTTAGGTACCTGACCGATCTTCGGATGGCGTATGCCCGGCAGCTACTTCGGGATACAGACTGTACGGTCAATGAGGTAGCCAGCCGACTCGGCTACAGTGAAACGCACCATTTTTCGTCGGCTTTCAAACGGAAATTTGGTTATTTACCGAGTCAAGTTGACGCCGAGCCATAAACCACACCTAGTTTTTATGCGAACAACCCGTTACCGATTAATTCTCTGCCAGTTTTTGGTCTTAACTCTTTCCATAACCAGTCAAGGCAGGCCACTTATTTCCGACGAACCATCAGGCGGTATTCGATTCTTTAAAGGCTCCTGGCAGCAAGTACTGGCCGAAGCGAAACGACAAAACAAACCGGTGTTCGTCGATGTGTATACAACCTGGTGCCCACCCTGCAAACGCATGGCCAAAGAAGCGTTTCCAAATCCTAAAATCGGGTCTACCTTCAATGTCCACTTCATTAACTACCAGTTGGATGCCGAAAAAGGCGAGGGTATCGACGTTGCCAAACTATATGCGGTTGCCAGCTATCCGACAGCCCTGTACATCACTCCAGATGGCGCGTTGATTCATCGGGCGGTAGGTTATGGTGGCATCAATGGGATGCTCGATCAGGTAGAGCATGTGCTGCGCATTCCTGCGTTGAAAGCAACGCTTGTCAAAGGGGATAAGGATTTTGCCAACGGTCGACGCGATCCCGAATTTCTCAAGAAATACCTGGTGATGCGTCAGTCGCTTGGCCGGCCTACGAGCGACGTGCTGGATGTGTATCTGACAACCCTGTCTGACTCCGCCCGAACCGCTCCCGAAACCATAGCCTTTATTGCCAATAACCTCCAGACGACGGATTCTCAGGCTTTCGATTTTTTAATCAGGAACCGCCCACCAGTTCTCTCGGCTGACCCTGTCAAACGAAACCTGGCGACAACCGTATTGAAAGCCATTCTTCGTACGCTCGACAATGATTATAAACAGGCTGTTTCGACCACTGATGAAACACTGCTGGAAAAAATAATTGCCAACAGTGAACGCAACACTACTTCGGCTAACCCGTTTATGCAGCGAACAGAGTCGATAAAACAGGAAGCCGCTACAAGCTACCGATTGAGGTTTTTTAAGCAAACCAGAAACTTTACCCGCTACCAGTCAATTGCAGAATCCGAGGCTCAATCCCTTATGGCTCAGTCAGTCACCGAACTACATACGGCCGATTCGCTTGCTTCGATACGACTCCAAAATATGATGCGGTTTATGCCCGATTCAATAAAGAACCGATTAGCCAGCACCCTGGCGGGCAAGCCGATGAACGACCAGATGATGTCGTGGAAAGTGGCCCATTCACTCTGTGAGCTAGCCGACACCTATCGCCAG
This window of the Spirosoma aerolatum genome carries:
- a CDS encoding helix-turn-helix transcriptional regulator — encoded protein: MEIISRNYGCYFDEFSRKYPPEFHHHTGYAESHINVADEVSEGVLNEICFQGVRIHYGDFRTRQTDTISTTEDFGSIDMTFQLQGHTDHDSSAPVRLAPFQHNLTYRPYANMRSRMSIGSHQYVGIQLTETFVSRLIDDNSPSCAKLLNHISQRKATILSNRNLVITPALQIQLSELIAPNRPIPLKRLYLELTVLDLFRQQIDQADASQRNGISSLSPRDVEKIMAVKTLLDTDPLGPYTLRQLCRSVGLNDFKLKKGFREVLSTTVFRYLTDLRMAYARQLLRDTDCTVNEVASRLGYSETHHFSSAFKRKFGYLPSQVDAEP
- a CDS encoding tetratricopeptide repeat protein, with amino-acid sequence MRTTRYRLILCQFLVLTLSITSQGRPLISDEPSGGIRFFKGSWQQVLAEAKRQNKPVFVDVYTTWCPPCKRMAKEAFPNPKIGSTFNVHFINYQLDAEKGEGIDVAKLYAVASYPTALYITPDGALIHRAVGYGGINGMLDQVEHVLRIPALKATLVKGDKDFANGRRDPEFLKKYLVMRQSLGRPTSDVLDVYLTTLSDSARTAPETIAFIANNLQTTDSQAFDFLIRNRPPVLSADPVKRNLATTVLKAILRTLDNDYKQAVSTTDETLLEKIIANSERNTTSANPFMQRTESIKQEAATSYRLRFFKQTRNFTRYQSIAESEAQSLMAQSVTELHTADSLASIRLQNMMRFMPDSIKNRLASTLAGKPMNDQMMSWKVAHSLCELADTYRQQGSSTASWQIAIPWIERSLVLYRSHESLHTYAQLLHKLGRNQEALTYQKQAIVDAQKAGWPTDEYESELRKMNP